The nucleotide sequence CATGGCGGCATCGTCGACGGCATCGGCATGGCGTTGATGGAGATGATCGCCTTCGATGAGGACGGTAACTGTCTGGGCGGCTCGCTGATGGACTATCTGATCCCGACCGCGCTCGAGGTGCCGCACCTGGAAACCGGGCACACGGTGACGCCCTCGCCGCATCACCCGATCGGGGCCAAGGGAATCGGTGAATCGGCCACCGTGGGTTCGCCCCCGGCGGTGGTGAACGCGGTGGTGGATGCGTTGGCGCCATACGGGGTTCGCCATGCCGACATGCCGCTGACGCCGTCCCGAGTCTGGGAGGCCATGCAGGGCCGGGCCACACCTCCGATTTAAGGGTTGCAGATGACCATTAGTGAGCGGGCAGCGCAGCTGCTGGCTGCGCGGACACCGTTTGTGCATGCCACGGTGGTCCGAGCCCAGCCGCCGACCTCGGCTTACCCCGGTGACGAGGCGATCCTGTTGGCCGATGGCACTATCGAGGGCTTCGTCGGCGGGCAGTGCGCGCAGAACTCCGTTCGCAAGGCGGCGTTGGGGGTGCTTCAGGCGGGCGAAAGTGTGCTGCTGCGCGTGCTTCCCGATGGGGACGTGCACTTCCCCGAAGCCCCCGGCGCATGCGTGGTGGTCAATCCGTGCCTGTCGGGCGGGTCGCTGGAGATCTTCTTGACCCCGCAGCTGCCGGCGCCGCTGGTCCGAATCTACGGTGCCACGCCGATCGCCGAGGCGTTGATCGAGGTCTGCGGCGTGCTGGGCTACGACGCCCGCCGCGACAGCGACCCGGTCGGCGCTGCCGCCTTGCCGACTGCCGTCGTGATCGCCAGCCATGGCGGTCCGGAAGCCGAAAACATCCTCGCGGCATTGGATAACGGCGTTGGTTACATCGGTCTGGTGGCCAGCAAGGTCCGTGGCGCCGCGGTCCTGGACTCGCTGGGCCTCTCGGCGACCGAGCGGGCGCGCATCCGCACCCCGGTCGGACTGGCTATCGGTGCCAAGACGCCCGCCGAGATCGCGGTGGCCATCGCCGCCGAAATCATTGCGGCGGTGCGCGCCGGCGGCGGGGGCCGGCCCGCGCCGGTGGATGCGACTGCCGCCGAGGCGGTGGATCCGGTGTGCGGGATGACGGTCCTGATCGGGCCGGCTACCGAACACCTGCGGCTGGCGGGTGCCGACTACTGGTTCTGCTGCCCCGCATGCCGAACGGCGTTCAGCGACAGAAACGGCGGCGCGTGAGGGCGCCTAGCATCACCGGTGTGGTGCTGGCGGCCGGCGGATCCCGTCGTCTGGGCACGCCGAAACAGCTTCTGGCTTATCGCGATACGACGCTGCTCGGGGCGACTCTGCGGGTAGCGCGGGGCGCCGGATTCGATCAGCTGATCGTGACCCTGGGCGGGGCCGCCCAACGGGTCCGCGCGCTGGTGCCGCTGGATGAGGCCGAGGTGGTGACGGTCGAGGACTTTGGTACCGGGTGTTCGGCTTCGTTGCGCGTTGCGCTGGGACGGGTGGATCCGCAATCCGCCGGCATTGTGCTGATGCTTGGGGATCAGCCGGGCGTCGACCCGGCCACCGTCGCCCGCCTGGTCGGCCAGGGGCCGGGCTGCGACATCATGGTGTGCCGGTACAACGATGGAATCGGGCATCCATTCTGGTTTAGCCGCAGACTATTCGGTGAAATAACACAGCTGCACGGCGATAAGGGAGTGTGGAAGCTCATCCAATCCGGCCGCCACCCGGTGCGGGAACTGGTGGTGGACGATTCGGTACCGTTGGACGTGGATACCTGGGACGACTACCGGCGGCTCGTGGAATCGGTGCCTTGAATGAGCGTGACGACCTTTGCAGACCCCCAAGATGTGGTTCGCCGATTCGACGCGCAGAACTATCTGCTGGACACCGGGACCGCATCGGCCATCTATCTCGCGGTCACCCTCGGGCGCCCGCTACTGCTCGAGGGTGAGCCCGGTGTGGGTAAGACGACCGCTGCGAAAGCCCTTGCCGCGGTTTTGGATACCTCGTTGATCCGGCTGCAGTGCTATGAAGGGCTGACCGCCAACGAGGCGCTCTACGACTGGAACTACCAGCACCAGCTGTTGTCCATCCGGCTCGCCGAGGCGCGTGGCGCCGATATCTCCGAGGCCGATCTGTACAGCGAGGCGTATCTGGTGGATCGGCCCATCCTGCAGTGCGTGCGCCATCGCGGCTCGACACCGCCGGTGCTGCTGATCGACGAAATTGACCGGGCCGACGATGAATTCGAGGCGCTGCTACTGGAGTTCCTCGGTGAGGCGGCGGTGACGGTTCCCGAATTGGGCACCTTCGTCGCGCCGCTGCCGCCGATCGCGGTGCTGACCTCCAACCGCAGCCGCGATCTGCATGACGCGTTGCGCCGGCGTTGTCTGTACCACTGGATCGACTACCCGGAGCCGGCGCGGGCGGCCGCGATCGTGCGGCGGACGGTTCCCGGGGCCAGCGCCGCACTGATCGAGCATGCCACTCAATTCGTCGGCAGCACAAGAGATCTCGATCTGGACAAGCCGCCGGGCGTGGCCGAGACTATCGACTGGGTCGCCGCACTGGTCTCGCTGGGTGTCGCGGACCTCGTCGACACATCGGCATTGGCCAGTCTCGGGGCATTGGCCAAGACTCCTGATGACCGAACCCTGATGCGCGACGCGTTGACCGAATACAGCCGAACATGAGAGGACTCATCGAATGAAGATCGCCAACCAGTTCACCGTCAGCGCGCCGATCGAGCAGGCCTGGGATGTGCTGTGCGACCTGGAGCAGGTGATCCCGCTGATGCCCGGCGCGCAGCTGACCGGTCACCAGGACGACGACTACCTCGGCAAGGTCAAGGTCAAGGTGGGGCCGGTGACCAGTGAGTTCAGCGGCAAGGTGCATTTCGTTGAGCGGGATCGCGATCAGCATCGCGCGGTCATCGACGCCAAGGGCAAGGAGTCGCGCGGCACCGGCAACGCGGCCGCGACGGTGACCGCTCAGTTGGCGGAGGCGGGCGAGCGCACCCAGGTCACCGTCGACACCGACCTGAAGATCGTCGGCAAGCTGGCGCAGTTCGGCAGCGGAATGCTGCAGCAGGTGTCGGAGAAGTTGCTCGGTCAATTCGTGGACTCGCTGGAAGCCGAACTGGCCTCCCGCAATGCCGTGACGGCGGCTCCCGAAAGCCCGGAAAGCCCCGGAAGTCCGGAAAGCCCGGCCAGCCCGCAGCCGCGGCCCGTCGAGGCCCGCAAGCCCACCACGTCTGCGGAGCCCGAGCCGATCGATCTGCTCGAGCTCGCCGGCGGTGACCAGCTCAAGAAGTACGGCCCCGCCGTGCTGGCTGTGCTGGCCGTGCTGGTGCTGATCTGGGTGCTGCGCAGACGGCGCTGAACGCCGATGACCGCTCCGTTGCTGCTGCGCGGCGTCGACCTGGCGGCGTTCGCCGCCGCGCTGGTGGCACGGCTGCGCGGGGTCGGGGTGCTGGTGTCGGCGAGCGGTCAGGCGAATTTTGTGCAAGCAATGCGGCAATTGGTGCCCGACTCCCGGTCCGCGCTGTATTGGTCCGCGAGGTTGACCCTGGTCAATCGGATGGAGGATCTGGTTGCCTTTGACCTCGCCTTTGCCGCCGTGTTCGGCGCGCTCGATGCGGCCGGGCCTGAGGCGGCCGATGCTGCCCGGCCGCTGCCGGGCCCCAAGACACCGGCGGCCGGCATCGTGCATCGCAACGGCGGGCCCTCCGGTGCCGCCGGCGGCCAACCGCTGCCCTGGGCCAGCCGGGTCGGGGATCAGGACGGAAGTGTTCGACCCAGCATCCAGTTGCCCGACTTGCTGCCCAGCCGGATCGCCGCACTCGCCGAGGAACCGTTCGACCAATTCGACGCCGAAGATTTGCGGCGTATTGGTGGCTGGCTGGAGTCGACGGTGGCGCGCTGGCCGCGCCGGCGCAGCCTGCGCTTCGAGTCCAGCCCGCACGGCAAGCGCATCGACTTGCGAGCCACGATGAACGCTTCGCGCGCCACCGGCTGGGAAGCGGTGCGCCTGGCGCGGATCCGGCCGCGCCGACGGCCCAGGAGGGTGGTGTTGCTCTGCGACGTAAGCCGCTCGATGCAGCCCTATGCGGCGATCTATCTGCATCTCATGCGGGCGCTGGTGGCGCGCCAACCCGGCATTCGCCCGGAGGTCTTCGCGTTTTCGACCTCGCTGACCCGGCTCACCCCGGTGCTGGCTCATCGTTCGGCGGAGGTGGCCCTGGACCGGGCCAATGCGAAGGTAGCCGACCGGTATGGCGGCACCTTTATCGGTCGTAGTGTCGGTGCGCTGCTGGAACCGCCGCACGGCAACGCGTTACGCGGCGCGGTGGTGATCATTGCCTCCGACGGTTGGGACAGCGAAGCACCTGAGGTCCTGTGTCACGCGCTGGCTCGCGTGCGCAGGCGCGCCCAGTTGCTGGTCTGGCTCAATCCGCGTGCGGCACAGAGCGATTTCGAGCCGCTGACCGGCTCGATGGCCGCGGCGCTGCCCTACTGTGACCTGTTCTTGCCGGCGCATTCGTTGACTGGGGTACAGCAGTTGCTCCGAGCGCTGGGCGGCGATCTGCGGTGACGTCAGCCGATGCCGAGCGTGTCGTCGGCGGTCAGTTCGGTGCGCGAGGTGTCTTTGAGGGCCACCCCGGAGCGGCCGAGTTTACGGGCCCCGGTGACCAGGGCAGCGGCGATGCCGGCGGCGGTCTGGTAGTCGAGGCCGTCGGGCGGGTGGATGTTGGAGATGCAGTTTCGATCCGCATCGGTCAAACCCGGTCTCGGCAGGTGCGTCAGGTAGATGCCCAAGCTGTCCGCAACCGATAGCCCGGGGCGTTCGCCGATGATCACCAGCAGCGTGCGCACTCCCAGCGCCTGACCGATGTGGTCGCCGAGGGCAACGCGCGCCTGGGTCGCGATCACTGGCGAGGCAATGCGATAGCGGTCATGGAACTCGCGCACCAGCGCACCCAGCAGGCCGGCGCCGTGATCGGTGAGGGCGCGAGGCGATAGGCCGTCGGCGAGCACGATGCCGATGTCGGCGCCGGTGTTGGGCAGGATGGACAGGTCCGCCGGAGCGCGGCCTAGATCAGGCCGGCGCAGGTACTCGCTACGTGAGCTGGCCTGACTGCGCACCACCAGCGGTGCGCCGAGGCCCAGGTCGCGGATCTGTTCGGTGAGCCCTGCGACGTCGAGCGGGTCGTGCACGGCGTCCCGCGCGGCGGCGTGGGCGGCCTGGAACTCCAGGACCCGCCGGGTGGGCAATGAGTTGCCGGCGCGGCCGAGTCCGATGCGCGCTTGGGTGACGTCGCGCAGCAATGCCCACACCTCATCGGCGGCCCGTGCGTCCGGTGCGTTCATGCACCGGTTGCCAATGCCCGCAGCGGCGAGGTCGCCAGATCGATGGGCAGAATCCGTCCGTTGGCGTCGGCCATGCCCAGACCGGTTAGCCAGGCTTCGAATTCGGGTGCGGGGCGCAGCCGCAGCACCTGTCGCACGTACAACGGATCGTGAAACGACAGGCTTTGATAGCCCAGCATGATGTCATCGGCGCCGGGGACGGCGATCACAAAGGCCGCGCCCGCCACGCCCAGCAGGGTGAGCAGCGTATCCATATCGTCCTGGTCGGCTTCGGCGTGGTTGGTGTAGCAGACGTCGACGCCCATCGGCAGGCCCAGTAGTTTCCCGCAGAAGTGGTCTTCGAGCCCGGCCCGGATGATCTGTTTGCCGTCGTAGAGGTATTCCGGACCGATGAATCCGACCACGGTATTGATCAACAGCGGCTGCAGCGTCCGGGCCACCGCATAGCCCCGCGCCTCCAATGTCTGCTGATCGACGGGCTTGCCGCCGGTGCCCAGGTGCGCACCGGCAGACAGGGCCGAACCCTGTCCCGTCTCCAGGTACATGACGTTGTCGCCAACGGTGCCGCGGCGCAGCGACCGCGCGGCTTCGTTGGCTTCCAACAACATTGGGATGTTCACACCGAAACTGGAATTGGCGCCCTCGGTGCCGGCGATGGACTGGAAAACCAGGTCAACGGGCACACCCTTGTCGATCAACTCCGTGGTGGTGGTGACGTGGCACAGCACGCACGATTGCATGGGGATCTCGAAACGTTGCCGGATGTCATCGAGAAGGTGGAGCAGGTCCGCGGTTGCCTGAGGCGAGTCGGTCGCAGGATTGATGCCGACCACGGCGTCGCCGCAGCCCATCAGCAAGCCGTCGAGCATCCCGGCCGCAATTCCACGCGGGTCGTCGGTGGGATGGTTGGGCTGCAGCCGGGTGGCTAGCCGGCCCGGTAATCCGATGGTGGTGCGGAAGGCGGCGGTGGCGGTCGTGGCCGCGGCGACCAGAATCAGATCCTGATTGCGCATGATCTTGCAGACCGCGGCAACCATCTCCGGGGTCAGGCCCGGCGCGATCGCCGCGATGCGTGCCGCACTGTCGTCGCGAGCCGCGTTGTCCAACAACCAATCGCGAAGGCCGCCGACCGTCAGATGGGAGATCGGAGCGAATGCCTGGCGGTCATGGCTGTCGATGATGAGCCGGGTGACCTCGTCGGTTTCGTAGGGCACGACCACGTCGCTGAGAAACGTTGTCAGCGGCATGTCGGCGAGTACCCAAGCGGCGGCGGCACGTTCGGCGTCATGTTCGGCGGCACAGCCGGCGAGCTGGTCACCAGAGCGCAGCGGCGTTGCCTTGGCCAACACGTCGACCAGCCCGTCGAAGGCATACGTGGTACCCGAAATAGTCTGCCGGTAGCTCATTGCAGTTCGCTTTCGAAATCTTGCGAGCCCGCCAATTCTTCGTCCGGAGAATTGGCGACCAGTTGATGCCGACTATATAAGGCGAAATACATTATGAACGCACAGAATACGCCCAGGCAGCACAAAGCGGCCACGGTGTCCACCAGGAATGTGGCAATGAGCGCGGTCGCGGCGACCAGCAATGCGAAGCCGGACGTGGCAATACCGCCCGGGGTGCGGTAAGGGCGGGTCATATCGGCTGCCTGCCGCCGCAATACGATATGGCTGATCATCATCAACACGTAGCTGAGAGTGGCTCCGAAGACCGCCATGTTCAGCAGAAGATCACCTTCACCGGTGACCGACAGCGCGAAACCGATGACACCGGGAACGATCAGGGCCAGCGTCGGCGCCTTGCGGGAGTTGGTGATCGACAGCGCGGTCGGCAGGTAACCCGCCCGTGACAGCGCAAACAGCTGCCGCGAGTAGGCATAGATGATGGAAAAGAAGCTGGCGACCAGACCGGCCAGCCCGATGTAGTTGACGACGGTGGCCGCGACGGTCGGCCCCAGCGCCGCTACCAGTGGATTGCCCGAAGACGACATGGCCGCGGCTCCGCCCGCGCCGGTGGCCAACAGCAGCACGGCCGCACACGTCAACACCAAGACGCTGAACGCGGCGGTGATGCCGCGCGGAACGTTGCGGGCCGGATCTGCCGTCTCCTCGGCGGCCAGCGGCACCCCCTCCACGGCGAGAAAGAACCAAATCGCAAAGGGCAGCGCCGACCACACACCCAGATAGCCGTGCGGCAGAAAAGCGGATGCGCCGACCGCGTCGGACGGGGTGATATCCACCAGATTTGCCAGTCGAAAGTGGCCGACCGCGGCGATTGCGAAAACGACGAGGCCTACCAGTGCCACACCGGTGATGATGAACATTACCTTCAGCGCTTCACCCACACCCGACAGATGAATGCCGATAAAGAGTGCATAAATGGTCAGGTAAACCCACCATCCATTGCGAATGCCGAACAGGCCCAGCGATTGCACGTATGCGCCGATGAAGGTGGCGATCGCCGCCGGTGCGATTGAATACTCGATCAGGACGGCGGTGCCCGTTGCGAATCCGCCCCACGGTCCCAGCGCGCGCCGGGCGAAGGTGTACCCGCCGCCCGCGGCCGGCAGTGCCGAGGACAATTCGGCCATGCTGAGCACCAAAGCCAGATACATCGCGGCGATCACCACGGCCGCGATCGCCAATCCGCCGAAGCCGCCGCGCGCCAGCCCGAAGTTCCAACCCGAATAGTCCCCCGAGATCACGTAGCTCACGCCCAGCCCCGCCAGCAGCAGCCAGCCGGCACTGCCGGTCCGCAACTGTCGTTTCTGCAGGTAGGTCGGTGACTCCAGGTGGCTGTCGGTGCCAGCCAAGTGTCCCCCCGCGAGGTGTGCAACCTCGTGATCGCCTGCCACCTCGTCGACCTCCGTTCAATCGATGGGCCTTCAGCATCTGTTCCGGCCCGTGGGAAAGCCAACCGGTGCAATACAGACTTAACTTTTTGCGCCGGGCCGACAAGGGTTGGCGGTCGGTCCTACGAGTAAGCCTGGGACGCCTGGGTCAACGGTGCAGCCCGCCCGGTTGGTGGTGACCGGGCACGGGCAAACCGGGGCCGTGAGCCCCAGTCCGCCATCGGCTGCGCGCCACCTTAGACGACGGTGGGTGCCGCTGGGAACCCCTCGGGAGTGGCGGATCGAGGCGGTGCGCGGCGGGCGGTCCGGATCCATTCTGGGACCAGCGGTCTCGGTATTTGGCGGCCGCAGCGAGGGTGCGTGTCGGGCTTGATAAATCGGATCGGCGATTGGCGTCGATCGTGCGCGGGTAGTGGCCGAACTGCGAATTGTCGAGGTGAAGCCGGTTAATTCGGGGCCTTTTCCGATAGGCTTCCGGTGTGGCTCACGTCGATGTCGAATCCACGGAGCTGACAGCGGAGCCGGCCGGTTGGTCGTTTAGCGGGCCGTTGCTGTGGCTGAAGTCGGCGATTGTCGATCGCGACCGCCAATACGCCGATAGCCTGACCAGGCGTCGTCGCGTCGTTGCCATCGTTGCGTGCACCGCTTCGGTGGTCAGCGCGAGTTTCGCGGTGATCGAGGTGCTGGCCACCAGTCAGTGGTACGTGGTCTCGCTCAACGCCGTAATGGCCGTGGTGTTTGCGGTGATACCGCTGCTATACCGGCTCGGCGAGCTGGTTCCGGCGCTGGCGTTGGTGATTGCCGCCAACGTGTCACTGGTCGTGGTCAGCTGGATGATCGACTCGCACGTCGGGATCGCGTTCTACTTCCTGATGTCGGTGTTGGTTGCGGCGCTCGTGCTGGGCATCGATCACCTCATGTTGGCGGCGGCGGTGGTGACCTTCGGGGTCGTGATCAACATCGCGGCGCGAGTCGTGGCCCCGTTCCATGCCAGAAAGATGCCGGTCTGGGCCACCGATGCGGGCTTTGCGGTCACCACGATTTCGGCATCGGTGGTAGTCATGGCGACGATCTGGTACGCGCTCAATGAGATTGAGCGGGCCAAGGAGGCCATCGAGCTCGAGTACGAACGTGCGGAGTCGTTGCTCACCAACATCTTGCCGGCGAGTGTGGCGGCCCGGCTCAAGGACCCGGCGACCAAGATCATCGCCGACAACTACGACGACGTCTCGATACTGTTCGCCGATATTGCCGGCTACACCGAACGCGCCAGTCGCGCCACTGCGGAGGAGCTGGTGAAGTTTCTGAACCGCTTCTATGGCGAATGCGACGACCTGGTCGAGCGCCACGGGCTCGAGAAGGTCAAGACCTCCGGAGACTGCTACATCGTGGTGAGCGGTGTGCCGCAGCCCAAGTCGGACCACCTGGAGGCGCTGGCCCGGTTTGCGCTCAGCCTCTCGGATTCGGTGGGTCACCTTACCGATCACACCGGTGAGACGGTATCGATCCGGATCGGCCTGGCGGCCGGTCCGGTGGTGGCCGGCGTGGTCGGCACCAGCCGGTTCTTCTATGACGTCTGGGGCGATCCCGTCAACGTCGCTGCCCGCATGGAGTCCACGGGTTTCCCGGGACGCATTCAGGTTCCGCAGGATGTGTACGAGCGCCTCAGGGAGCGTTTTGTCTTCGAGGAGCGCGGCACCGTGGCGGTGAAGGGCAAGGGGATGCTGCACACCTGGTTTCTGGTCGGCGAGCGCACCTCCGAGTCATCGCCGGTGGGTGGGTCCGTAGTGGCCGCTGGTGATTGACGAGCGTCCACGTCTGCGACTCTGGTTCTTGGATGCCAAGCCGGCTGGTGCCGCACTGGCGGCGTGGGCCCGGAATGTCTGAGGCAGGATCGGGGGCTATGGACCAGCTATGGGCGAACCGGGCCGCGAGTTCTGAAGCCGCCATCACCGGGCGTCACTTAAAGCGGCTGTGGGGGCTACCCGGAACCCAGTTGGGCGTGGTGTCATGGCCGTCGGAACGCAAAGATCGCATGTTCGGCACTTGGCATTACTGGTGGCAGGCGCATCTGCTGGACTGCCTGATCGACGCGGAGTTGCGCGACCCGCAGGCCGAGCGGCGCAGCAGGATCAATCGGCAGGTCCGCTCACACCGGTTGCGCAACAATTTCTCCTGGACCAACAGCTATTACGACGACATGGCCTGGCTGGCGCTGGCACTGGAACGGGCGGCGCGGATAGCAGGTGTGCAGCGGCGCCGCGCGCTGCCCAAGCTCGCCGACCAGTTCGTCAAAGCCTGGGTGCCCGAGGACGGTGGCGGCATCCCGTGGCGCAAGCAGGACCAGTTCTTCAATGCTCCTGCCAATGGTCCGGCGGGGATATTTCTGGCCCGCTATGACGACCGGCTTGCTCGCGCCGAGCAGATGGGTGACTGGATCGACCGCACGCTGATCGACCCGGAGACGCACCTGGTCTTCGACGGCATCAAGGGCGGGTCGCTGGTCCGCGCTCAGTACACCTATTGCCAGGGGGTGGTGCTCGGTTTGGAGACGGAGCTGGCGGCGCGGACCGGAAACGATCGGCACGCGCCTCGCGTCCATCGACTGGTCGCCGCTGTTGCCGAACACATGGCTTCCGCAGGCGTGTTGAAGGGGGCGGGCGGCGGAGACGGCGGACTCTTCGCGGGAATCACCGCCCGGTATCTGGCTCTGGTGGCCACCACCCTGCCGGGTGATTCCGCCGACGACGCGCAAGCGCGCGACACCGCCCGCGCGATAGTCCTCGCGTCGGCGAAATCAGCGTGGGATTGCCGGCAAACAGCGGACGGGCTGCCGGTGTTCGGGGCGTTTTGGGACCGCGACGCCGAGTTGCCCACCGCAGAGGGGCAGCAGGCACAGTTTGTCGAGGGCGCGGTGCAGGGCTCGGAGATCGCCGAGCGAGACCTGTCGGTGCAACTGTCGGGCTGGATGCTGATGGAGGCGGCCCACAGTGTCGCGGCGGTCAGCTCACTCGGGTAGCACTACCGGGTCGGAGGAGTCGGACTCGTTGTTGGGGGAGCGCCGCCGCGACCGGTAGCCCCGCCAGGCCGCAGTCATGGCCGGGATCAGGGACACGATCAGAATGCCCAGGATGATCTTTTCCAGGTTGTGGTGCACAAATGGCACATTGCCCAGAAAGTAGCCGGCCAGCGTGACTCCGGCACCCCAGCTGATCCCGCCGACGATGTCGAATGCCAGAAACACCGGATAGCGCATGTAGGACACGCCGGCGATCACCGGCACGAAGGTTCGCGCGAACGGCACGAAGCGGGCCAGGATGACGGTCCAGGGCCCGTACTTCTCGAAGAAGGCGTGCGATTCGGTCACATAGTGCTTCTTGAAGAACCGCGAATCTTCCTTCTTGAACAGCGCGGGTCCGATCCGGCGCCCGATGAAATATGCGGTCTGGTCGCCCAGGACCGCCACCACAGCCACGGCCGGGGCGAGCACACCGATCGTGACCGGTGGATGCGCACTGGCGGCCAGCAGACCCCCGGTAAACAGCAGCGATTCGCCCGGCAGCAGCGGAAACAGCAAACCGGTCTCGATAAAGACGATGAGCAATATGCCGGGAAGCACGGCGGACCCGAAAATTCCGTCGGCGCCCAGCCAATACATCGGGTCGAGGATGTCCGGCAAGGCCATCTCGGCGGTGTTCATGGTGTCTCAACATACCGGCTTGAACAGGTGGCCCACCGGAGTGGACACATTCCCCGGTCTTGCAATACTGGGTACACCCAGCCTTCAGGAGGAGTCTTTCATGCCCATCGCAACGCCCGAGGTCTATGCCGAGATGCTGGGACGTGCCAAAGAGAATTCGTA is from Mycobacterium marinum and encodes:
- a CDS encoding SRPBCC family protein, which encodes MKIANQFTVSAPIEQAWDVLCDLEQVIPLMPGAQLTGHQDDDYLGKVKVKVGPVTSEFSGKVHFVERDRDQHRAVIDAKGKESRGTGNAAATVTAQLAEAGERTQVTVDTDLKIVGKLAQFGSGMLQQVSEKLLGQFVDSLEAELASRNAVTAAPESPESPGSPESPASPQPRPVEARKPTTSAEPEPIDLLELAGGDQLKKYGPAVLAVLAVLVLIWVLRRRR
- the eutC gene encoding ethanolamine ammonia-lyase subunit EutC, with the translated sequence MNAPDARAADEVWALLRDVTQARIGLGRAGNSLPTRRVLEFQAAHAAARDAVHDPLDVAGLTEQIRDLGLGAPLVVRSQASSRSEYLRRPDLGRAPADLSILPNTGADIGIVLADGLSPRALTDHGAGLLGALVREFHDRYRIASPVIATQARVALGDHIGQALGVRTLLVIIGERPGLSVADSLGIYLTHLPRPGLTDADRNCISNIHPPDGLDYQTAAGIAAALVTGARKLGRSGVALKDTSRTELTADDTLGIG
- a CDS encoding vWA domain-containing protein, whose amino-acid sequence is MTAPLLLRGVDLAAFAAALVARLRGVGVLVSASGQANFVQAMRQLVPDSRSALYWSARLTLVNRMEDLVAFDLAFAAVFGALDAAGPEAADAARPLPGPKTPAAGIVHRNGGPSGAAGGQPLPWASRVGDQDGSVRPSIQLPDLLPSRIAALAEEPFDQFDAEDLRRIGGWLESTVARWPRRRSLRFESSPHGKRIDLRATMNASRATGWEAVRLARIRPRRRPRRVVLLCDVSRSMQPYAAIYLHLMRALVARQPGIRPEVFAFSTSLTRLTPVLAHRSAEVALDRANAKVADRYGGTFIGRSVGALLEPPHGNALRGAVVIIASDGWDSEAPEVLCHALARVRRRAQLLVWLNPRAAQSDFEPLTGSMAAALPYCDLFLPAHSLTGVQQLLRALGGDLR
- a CDS encoding ethanolamine ammonia-lyase subunit EutB, whose translation is MSYRQTISGTTYAFDGLVDVLAKATPLRSGDQLAGCAAEHDAERAAAAWVLADMPLTTFLSDVVVPYETDEVTRLIIDSHDRQAFAPISHLTVGGLRDWLLDNAARDDSAARIAAIAPGLTPEMVAAVCKIMRNQDLILVAAATTATAAFRTTIGLPGRLATRLQPNHPTDDPRGIAAGMLDGLLMGCGDAVVGINPATDSPQATADLLHLLDDIRQRFEIPMQSCVLCHVTTTTELIDKGVPVDLVFQSIAGTEGANSSFGVNIPMLLEANEAARSLRRGTVGDNVMYLETGQGSALSAGAHLGTGGKPVDQQTLEARGYAVARTLQPLLINTVVGFIGPEYLYDGKQIIRAGLEDHFCGKLLGLPMGVDVCYTNHAEADQDDMDTLLTLLGVAGAAFVIAVPGADDIMLGYQSLSFHDPLYVRQVLRLRPAPEFEAWLTGLGMADANGRILPIDLATSPLRALATGA
- a CDS encoding AAA family ATPase is translated as MSVTTFADPQDVVRRFDAQNYLLDTGTASAIYLAVTLGRPLLLEGEPGVGKTTAAKALAAVLDTSLIRLQCYEGLTANEALYDWNYQHQLLSIRLAEARGADISEADLYSEAYLVDRPILQCVRHRGSTPPVLLIDEIDRADDEFEALLLEFLGEAAVTVPELGTFVAPLPPIAVLTSNRSRDLHDALRRRCLYHWIDYPEPARAAAIVRRTVPGASAALIEHATQFVGSTRDLDLDKPPGVAETIDWVAALVSLGVADLVDTSALASLGALAKTPDDRTLMRDALTEYSRT
- a CDS encoding XdhC family protein; this encodes MTISERAAQLLAARTPFVHATVVRAQPPTSAYPGDEAILLADGTIEGFVGGQCAQNSVRKAALGVLQAGESVLLRVLPDGDVHFPEAPGACVVVNPCLSGGSLEIFLTPQLPAPLVRIYGATPIAEALIEVCGVLGYDARRDSDPVGAAALPTAVVIASHGGPEAENILAALDNGVGYIGLVASKVRGAAVLDSLGLSATERARIRTPVGLAIGAKTPAEIAVAIAAEIIAAVRAGGGGRPAPVDATAAEAVDPVCGMTVLIGPATEHLRLAGADYWFCCPACRTAFSDRNGGA
- the eat gene encoding ethanolamine permease; this translates as MAGDHEVAHLAGGHLAGTDSHLESPTYLQKRQLRTGSAGWLLLAGLGVSYVISGDYSGWNFGLARGGFGGLAIAAVVIAAMYLALVLSMAELSSALPAAGGGYTFARRALGPWGGFATGTAVLIEYSIAPAAIATFIGAYVQSLGLFGIRNGWWVYLTIYALFIGIHLSGVGEALKVMFIITGVALVGLVVFAIAAVGHFRLANLVDITPSDAVGASAFLPHGYLGVWSALPFAIWFFLAVEGVPLAAEETADPARNVPRGITAAFSVLVLTCAAVLLLATGAGGAAAMSSSGNPLVAALGPTVAATVVNYIGLAGLVASFFSIIYAYSRQLFALSRAGYLPTALSITNSRKAPTLALIVPGVIGFALSVTGEGDLLLNMAVFGATLSYVLMMISHIVLRRQAADMTRPYRTPGGIATSGFALLVAATALIATFLVDTVAALCCLGVFCAFIMYFALYSRHQLVANSPDEELAGSQDFESELQ
- a CDS encoding nucleotidyltransferase family protein, producing MRAPSITGVVLAAGGSRRLGTPKQLLAYRDTTLLGATLRVARGAGFDQLIVTLGGAAQRVRALVPLDEAEVVTVEDFGTGCSASLRVALGRVDPQSAGIVLMLGDQPGVDPATVARLVGQGPGCDIMVCRYNDGIGHPFWFSRRLFGEITQLHGDKGVWKLIQSGRHPVRELVVDDSVPLDVDTWDDYRRLVESVP
- a CDS encoding adenylate/guanylate cyclase domain-containing protein: MAHVDVESTELTAEPAGWSFSGPLLWLKSAIVDRDRQYADSLTRRRRVVAIVACTASVVSASFAVIEVLATSQWYVVSLNAVMAVVFAVIPLLYRLGELVPALALVIAANVSLVVVSWMIDSHVGIAFYFLMSVLVAALVLGIDHLMLAAAVVTFGVVINIAARVVAPFHARKMPVWATDAGFAVTTISASVVVMATIWYALNEIERAKEAIELEYERAESLLTNILPASVAARLKDPATKIIADNYDDVSILFADIAGYTERASRATAEELVKFLNRFYGECDDLVERHGLEKVKTSGDCYIVVSGVPQPKSDHLEALARFALSLSDSVGHLTDHTGETVSIRIGLAAGPVVAGVVGTSRFFYDVWGDPVNVAARMESTGFPGRIQVPQDVYERLRERFVFEERGTVAVKGKGMLHTWFLVGERTSESSPVGGSVVAAGD